A stretch of Gorilla gorilla gorilla isolate KB3781 chromosome 9, NHGRI_mGorGor1-v2.1_pri, whole genome shotgun sequence DNA encodes these proteins:
- the MOGAT2 gene encoding 2-acylglycerol O-acyltransferase 2 produces MKDYFPISLVKTAELDPSRNYIAGFHPHGVLAVGAFANLCTESTGFSSIFPGIRPHLMMLTLWFRAPFFRDYIMSAGLVTSEKESAAHVLNRRGGGNLLGIIVGGAQEALDARPGSFTLLLRNRKGFVRLALTHGAPLVPIFSFGENDLFDQIPNSSGSWLRCIQNRLQKIMGISLPLFHGRGVFQYSFGLIPYRRPITTVVGKPIEVQKTLHPSEEEVNQLHQRYIKELCNLFEAHKLKFNIPADQHLEFC; encoded by the exons CTGGTCAAGACTGCTGAGCTGGACCCCTCTCGGAACTACATTGCGGGCTTCCACCCCCATGGAGTCCTGGCAGTCGGAGCCTTTGCCAACCTGTGCACTGAGAGCACAGGCTTCTCTTCGATCTTCCCCGGTATCCGCCCCCATCTGATGATGCTGACCTTGTGGTTCCGGGCCCCCTTCTTCAGAGATTACATCATGTCTGCAG GGTTGGTCACATCAGAAAAGGAGAGTGCTGCTCACGTTCTGAACAGGAGGGGTGGCGGAAACTTGCTGGGCATCATTGTAGGGGGTGCCCAGGAGGCCCTGGATGCCAGACCTGGATCCTTCACGCTGTTACTGCGGAACCGAAAGGGCTTTGTCAGGCTCGCCCTGACACATGG GGCACCCCTGGTGCCAATCTTCTCCTTTGGGGAAAATGACCTATTTGACCAGATTCCCAACTCTTCTGGCTCCTGGTTGCGCTGTATCCAGAATCGGTTGCAGAAGATCATGGGCATCTCCCTCCCACTCTTTCATGGCCGTGGTGTCTTCCAGTACAGCTTTGGTTTAATACCCTACCGCCGGCCCATCACCACTGTGG TGGGGAAGCCCATCGAGGTACAGAAGACGCTGCATCCCTCGGAGGAGGAGGTGAACCAGCTGCACCAGCGTTATATCAAAGAGCTGTGCAACCTCTTCGAGGCCCACAAACTTAAGTTCAACATCCCTGCTGACCAGCACTTGGAGTTCTGCTGA